In the genome of Acaryochloris thomasi RCC1774, the window AGCAATTGTGATCGCAATCCCGTAACTAATCAAAATCCGAAAGACGCTCTGCAGCACATCAGCTAGAAAATCTTGCTCGGCAAACAAAATCCACAGGGCCGTAAATACTGTCAGGGGCGGCGGAAATAGCTGCTCGCTGATCTGTCCACTGGTAGCTAAAACATGCCAGCCCACTAAGAACAGTATCCAGCTCGAAAGCCCCAACAGTACCTGTAATTGCCTAGAAACAGGTTTCTTGATATCAAAGCCAGAAAGAACCCGAGGCTCAGCGAGCTGGATCATGGGCAACTTCCCTCATCAAATGCATAATTCTCTTTTGCAGGTCGATATATTCAGAGATTTCATACATGCTTTCCTTGGTGATTGGCTTGGCCTCACCCTGTCGCGGAGCTGGGATAATTTCTCTGATCGTTCCGGGGTGGCTGGAGAGGAAAACAATTTTGTCAGCTAGGAATAGAGCTTCATCAACGTCGTGAGTGACCATCAGCACCGTCATGTTCTCGGTACGGACAATATCTAGAAGCAGCTCCTGCATCTGCCACCGGGTTTCGGGGTCCAGTGCGCCGAAGGGTTCATCCATGAGTAAGATTTCTGGACCGTTGGCGAGGGCGCGTGCGATCGCAACTCGCTGTCGCATTCCCCCTGAGAGCTGACCGGGATAAGCATCTCTAAATTGCGTCAGCCGGACACGATCAATAAAATGGTTGGCGATATCACGACGTTCGGCTCGGGGGATACCGTTAACTTTGAGACCGTACTCGACATTCTCTCTAACGGTCAACCAGGGGAAAGAAGTATAGCTTTGAAAGACCATACCGCGATCTCGTCCTGGCCCCGCAATCGGGTGACCAGATAGTAAAATCTTGCCTGCCGAAATGGACTCTAGACCGGCCACCATTCGCAGGATTGTAGACTTACCGCACCCTGAGGGGCCGAGCAAAATACCAATCTCGTTCTGTTGAACGTTAAAAGAGACGGAGTCAACGGCGCAAAGCTGCTTGCGTCCTTTTAGTTGAAAGATTTTGCAGGCCTTATCAACACTGAGTTTTTCCGCAACCGGGTTAGCAGGTTCAGTCCTTTGAAGATGAGGTTTCTGAAGCGCAGTGGGTGATGGACTTGCCAAAAGAGAACCTCCTTTCTATAGGGCGAGCAGTACGATTCGAGAATCCACTGTTTAACCGCGATCAAAAAGCAGGAGAAAAGGTTTCTAGCACCTTTAACAAACGAGATGGTGCATTGAAAACCCCTGCATTCAAGAGCTTAAGGCCGTTTTAGCGATTCCCTATTATTCGTTGAGTTAAAGAATAAAACTGTCTAACTGGATACGAACATCAGGGCTTAGCCAATTTCTACTAGCTGCATTAGGTGGGTGATGAATACGAGAAGACACCTATCTTTGAAATTGTTGCTGTGTTATCTCATCAGCAGGGAAAAAGCATTCCAAGCGAAGCTCCTGCAGCGTAATATCTTGCGGCGTCCCTAACGTGGAAATCATCGTAAAAAAGCTGAGCTGCTGTCCAGCTTTAGAAAAGTTGACGGTGAGCAGTGGGAGCTGCCAGTTCTCCTTTGCGGGAGCCTGCCATAGTTCAAGAACATCTGGATAGGTCAACAGACTTTCAAGCAGGGCTTGCGATTGTTCATCTTGTCCAACGGCCAATGCTTCCCGGTGCACTCGATGGATCAGGTGAGGTGCGATCGCATCCCAATTCGAAACATGATCTTTAATTCCATTGGGGTGCAGCATCAGTTTCATCAGATTCGGCCCAATTTCATCAGAGACAGTTTGCCCTGACAGTAACCAGTCCATTAACTGAGCGGTTCCCTGGTTGGTTTTCAACTGATTCCAGTAGCGATCCATGACCAGTGCAGGGTAGGGTTCTTGCTGATGCAGCGCAAAGTCTAAGGCACGGCGAATAGGGTCCAGCTCTGGAGCACTCAGATCAAATTCTGAATAAATGGGGGCAAAACCGGCTGCGGTGAGCATTTTATTCTGCTGACGCAACGGAATGTCAAGAACAGTCGCCAGCTTAAGGACCATGTCGCGACTCGGACGGGCGCGTCCGGATTCAACAAAGCTGATATGCCGTTGCGACACGCCGCTCGCTATTGACAGGTCGAGCTGACTGAAATTGCGTTGCGATCGCCAGTATCTCAAAAATTGACCGAAGGCCTTATCTAAGCTGCTCTCTGACGACATTATTTAAAAGCTTTTAGCAGGGGGTACCTCTTTACTATTACCTCGAGCGTAATTGAATTGACTACTTCTTCTAGTCACAATTGGACTGTGAAATCAAACCATACTCACGCCCAAAGGATGCATCATGATGAATATCTCGACTCAGCAGCGCTCCCAATCTCAGGGTCTAAGCAAGATTTATCTCATCTTTATCATTCTCAGTCTGGTGATATCGTGGGGAATTTTTTTGCAGTTTTTGCTTTCAGGTGAGGCTTCAGTTTCCCTTTTCTTCGAACAGGCTTTAGCGACTCCGGTTTCAAGGCTCCTCTCCAGCGATATTGCTATCTCTGCGTTCATCTTTTTCATTTTTGCTTACGTCGAACTGAAGCGATTTCAGATGCCCTCTAACCTACTTGTAATTTATATTCTCGGTACGTTTTCTGTTGGTATTTGCTTCGGTCTCTCTCTATTTCTCTATCAAAGAGAAACGTGGTTCAAGCACTCCCAGCCCCAGTAATTCACGAGCGGGTATATTCGGATATCTCAGATTTCCACGGTACTCTTTTCCATGAATCGCTTACGTTGCCGCTGAGCCATCCAGCAGGTTATGTCCCAAACATCAGCGACAGGCATTGCACTGTAGGGCAATGTTTGCATGTAGCCATCCCAAAGAAATTCAGGCATCATCGTGGTCTGTAGCATGCCTCGCTTGGCTTGCAGCTTCCAAATGAGATCCCACCAGCGTTCGTGGGCCGTTAGTGCTTCTGTATATTCTGGTGCGCGTGGATCAGACACTTGAGCATGTTGAGGGTAGCCCACCCGACACTGAACATGCATTGCTCGTTCAGCACAAAGCTCAAGAATTGACCATTCTGAATCAATTAGCCGCTCACAGACGACACACCAATGGCTAAAGTCGCAGGTCAATTTCATCTGCGGAAATTCGTTGAGGAGATCTCGCGTAATCCAAGGATTGAAAAGAGATCGCCCTCGATGAGTTTCAAAGCTAATTGTGATTCCAGAGCTGCTCTCTAGCTCTAAGGCTTGACCGAAGAAATCGACGTTTTGTGACCAGGACCAGGCATCGTACCCACACATTGTCGAAACGAAAAGTGCTCCCATCTCTGCAGCATGTTCAACAGTCCATCTCAAGTCTGATAGGTGATCAGCAATGGTTTTGTCTGGGCGAGGTATCCACCAGTCGGAGGGGCTGCCAAAATCTCCGCCGGTTGTTGATTCGGCAATAAAAAAAAGTTCATGATCGGCAAGGAGTTTTTTGTAGCGTTGTTGCTCTGCCACACTTTGGGGGATGGGGCCTTCGATGCCGTCGAAGCCATCTGTGACAGTTTGGGTAACTAGGTTTTCTAGGGAGGCTGGACCAGTCCATTGCGATCGCAACATCAATAAATCCACGGCATCCTCTCTGGCTGATTATGCAGGAATCTTATCGCTTCACCTCAGAATATTGTCTCGATAGTAGAAAAACGAGCGTGACTTCTCTTGAGATCGTAACTGCGGCTACAAACGCTTTCAGATAAGGCTGTTTGACTAAAGCTATACGCTCGGAGACCCTCACAATGGTAGGAACGCTCACGCAGACTACGACGCTGTTTGAACAGGCCCAAGCTCTCGGTATCAAGTTTTTTCTGGTGTCTTACACCGACCTACTGGGCGGGACCAGAGCCAAGCTCGTCCCCGCCGCTAAAATTGCATCTGTTGAAAAGAACGGAGCTTTCTTCTCTTCCTTTGCTTCTAATTTAGGCTTAGGACCGGATGCTGCTGAAATTGCTGCGATTCCAGATCCAAGCTCACTGATTCAGCTTCCTTGGGAGCCGACAGTCGGCTGGGTTGCCAGTGACGTTTACTTTGAAGGCAAGCCCTTCCCCGCTGCGCCACGCACGATTCTCAATCAGGTTTTAGATGAATGTATTGAGTTGGGATATACCTATAAAGCTGGAATCGAAGCCGAGTTCTTTCTACTCAAAAAGACAGATGTGGGCTATGTCGTAGCCGACGACCGCGATACAGCAGAGCGTCCCTGCTATGACCAGCTCAACCTAATGCGCCAGTTTGATCTGATTTCTGAAGTGGTGGGGTACATGGAAGCGCTGGGATGGGAGCCTTACCAATGTGATCACGAAGATGCCAACGGTCAGTTTGAGCTGAACTGGAGCTTCAGCGAGGCCAAGGTGGCTTGCGATCGCCATGTCTTCTTTAAATACATGGTTAAAACCTTGGCTGAGAAGCGCGGCTTCACCGCCACCTTCATGCCCAAGCCCTTCAGCCACATTACCGGCAGCGGCGGTCACGTTCACAATAGCCTCTGGCAGGGCGAGACCAACAGCTTTGCCGAGGGCGCAGACAAGGGCGGACTCTCGCCCGTCGGCTATCACTTCTTGGGGGGCGTATTAGAACACGCCAAGGGGCTGACGGCCTTGTTTGCCCCCACCGTGAATTCCTATCGCCGTTTGGGAGCTAGTTCCACCACCTCAGGCAGCACCTGGTCACCGCGCTACATTTCCTATGGCGGCAACAATCGGTCCCACATGCTGCGCATTCCTGAAGCCGGACGCTTTGAGTGTCGCTTGATTGATGGGGCCGCCAATATGTACCTAGCTTTAGCAGGGTTGCTGGCAGCAGGGATAGACGGCATCAAAAAACAAACGTCCCCTGGAGAGCGCATTGATGAAAATCTGTACGCACGCGGCTCGGAGTTCCCAGATTTGCCGACGCTGCCAGCCAATCTGTATGAGGCACTCAAGGCACTGAAGCAAAATGAGCTGCTCATGGAAACGCTCGGCGATCTAGGTGCAAAAACCTTCTTTGAGTTCAAAGAGAAGGAGTGGAACGCGTTCTGCGATCAGGTGACGGACTGGGAAATGAACCATTACATCGATATTTAAGGGGAGTCTATGGCTTCTGAAACCTCAACCTATAACTTTCCGACCAAGATTCGCTTTGGTGCAGGCGTCAGGACGGAGCTGCTGTCAGAACTTACGGCTCTGGGCATCCAGCGGCCCCTGCTGGTCACCGATAAAGATGTGGCTGCACTTTCCTGGTTCTCGGCCATTGAAGATTCTCTCTCTGTTTTAAAGGTCGGTACCTTTAGCAGCTTTTGGGGCAACCCAGTTGTTTCTCAAGTCGTGGCAGGACAGTCAGCTTATCAATCTCATGGAGCTGATGGCATTATCGCCGTGGGCGGTGGCGCTCCGATGGATGTCGCCAAGGCGATCGCACTTATGGCTCACCATCCAGGGCATCTGTTTGACTATGAAGACGGAGCCAGCACTCGACCGATTGATCAGCCCATTCCACCCATTCTGGCGATTCCAACAACGGCAGGGACCGGTAGTGAAGTGGGTCGCAGCGCCGTGATCTCTGACGATGAAACCCACGCGAAGAAGATTGTTTTTGATCCGCGGCTACTGCCTCAGGTGGTGCTGGCTGATCCAGAACTGTTATTGGGACTTCCGGCCAAAATCACGGCAGCAACAGGTATGGATGCCTTGACTCATTTGATTGAGGCGTTCTTGGCTAAGGGCAGCAATCCACTGTGTGACGGCATTGCTCTGGAGGGAATTTATCTGGTGTCGCAGCACCTAAAAGATAGCGTTCTGTTTGCCCAGCAGTTGGCCTCAGGGGAATCCGTTGATGAAGCCGATCATTTGAGATCGCGAGCGGGGATGTTAAATGCTTCGATGATGGGTGCGATCGCGTTTCAAAAAGGTTTAGGCGTTACCCATTCCTGTGCCCATGCCCTCTCAACGGTATGCGATACCCACCACGGCCTCGCCAACGGGGTGATGCTGCCCGCTACCATGCGGTTTAATCAATCGGCAGCACCAGAAAAGTTCTTACGGATGGCTAGAATTGTGAATCCAGCCGCAACTAGCGGCACAGATTTCATTGACTGGATTGTTGAGCTATCCAGCGGGATTGGCATACCTCCGACGCTTAGTGAATTGGGCGTGTCGAGCGAACAGGTGGAGCAACTTATCAACGTGGCGATTGATGATGGCTGCCATCCCCTGAATCCGAAGCCAGTGAACCGAGACGATTTTGCCGCGATTTACCAGGATGCGCTAGCTGCCTAGGACCCTCTATGACCGACTTCATTTCTGTCTTTAACCCTGCAACAGAGGAGCTAATCAAAGAGATTCCCGTTGACGATAGCGCAGCGGTGGCGCAAAAGGTACAACATGCTCGGAGTGCCCAGCCAGCCTGGGCTTCGCTGCCGCTTCCTGAACGGATTGGAGCTTTGGAAAAGTTCAGAGACTTACTAATCCAGCAGGTTGAAACACTAGCTGCAACGATGACGGCAGAAACTGGAAAGCCGATTTCTCAGTCGAAGAGTGAAATTCTCGCAACGCCCCAGCGCATTGACTTCTTTTGTGAACATATTGCGCAAGTGTTGACGCCGCAGCGCGTTTATCAGGAACCATGGCAGGCGCTGCCAGGCACAGGCCAGCTAGAAGAAGTCATTTCCTATGATCCGCTGGGGGTTATTGCCAATATCTCTGCCTGGAACTACCCATATTTTGTTGGAACGAATGTTTTTGTCCCAGCGTTGCTGACCGGCAATGCTGTTGTGTATAAACCGTCTGAAGTAGCGACGATGACAGGGCTTGCAATCGCATCCCTTCTCCACGAAGCAGGCATCCCCCAAGATGTGTTTATTCCCATCATTGGCGCAGGAGAAACAGGAGCGGCCCTGCTAGAGCAGGCCATCGACGGTATATTTTTCACAGGCTCTTACGGGACAGGGCAGAAAATTGCGATCGCAGCTGCTCCAAAGCTGATCAAGACACAGCTAGAGCTTGGAGGTAAAGATCCGGCCTACGTCTGCGACGATGCTGATGTGGCGACAGCGGCGGCAGGTCTTGCGGACGGAGCCTTCTACAACAACGGCCAAAGCTGCTGCGGAATAGAACGCATCTATGTACATAAAGACGTATATAAGCCATTCATCGAAAAATTCTTACACACTGTACAAAGTTTCAAAGGGGGCGCTCCCACCGAGCCTCAAACCTATCTTGGTCCCCTCAGCCGTCAGCCCCAACTGATCGCCTTAAGGCAGCAGGTCAAAGATGCTTTAGATAAAGGTGCTCAATTACGCTGTGGTGGACATTCCCTTGCAGGTCCGGGTTGGTACTTTGAGCCAACGGTACTCACAAAGGTGACGCACGACATGCTGATCATGCAAGAAGAGTCCTTTGGTCCTGTGATTGGTATTCAGTGCGTTGAGGATGATGAAAGTGCGATCGCACTCATGAACGACACCAAGTATGGACTCACAGCATCGGTGTATAGTGCCAGCCGAAAACGGGCCGTAGGCATTTTGAGCCAAGTGAACAGCGGGAGTTCTTATTGGAACTGTTGCGATCGCGTCAGCCCCAGACTTCCCTGGACGGGGCGAGGGCATTCAGGCATCGGATCTACCCTCTCGGTGGCGGGAATCTATGCTTTTTTGCAGCCTCGGGCTTGGCATCTAAAGAGCCACTAAGACAACAGCGAGCGCTACAATCGAAACCAATCGCACGTAAGGCACACCCATCATGGTTGCTTCTGTTGAGCAGACTTATCTCACACCCGAAGAATATCTGCAGCTTGAGAAGGCCAGCGCGATCAAACATGAATATATAGATGGCGACGCCTATGCAATGGCTGGAGCCAGCGACGCCCACGTTACCATTGCTGGAAATTTGTTTGCTGAACTGCGAAGCTATCTGCGGGGTAAAGGCTGTCGAGCATATATCTCTGATATGAAAGCTCGCATTGAATCGTTGAATCGCTTCTTCTACCCAGATGTCATGGTGACTTGTGATCAACGTGATCAGGAAACGCCGACCTATAAGCGCTTCCCAAAGTTGATTGTTGAGGTGCTATCGGAATCTACGGCTGCATTTGACCGGGGCGATAAATTCTTTGACTATCAGCGCCTCGAAAGTTTGCAAGAGTACGTCCTAATCAATACTCACGTGCAGCGGGTTGAATGCTATCGCCGCGCAGAGAATGGCCTATGGTCCGTACAGTTTTTTGGGCCTACAGACCCAGCCTTTCAACTTCCCAGTATTGGTTACAAAGGGTCTTTAGCATCACTCTATGAAGATGTTGTTTTTCCTAAAGTTGATAGCGCAGCCAATCAGGACACCACTCAACTCTGATCTGGAGCGATAGGCGGCAGTAAATCACGGATGGCAATGGTGCAGTCTGTAAATGCGATGGGCGTAACGTCCAATGTTTCCGCCAAAATCATTTGGGATTGATAACGGTCTTGATGGGGCTGGCGAAAGATGTGAAGCTGCCGCGTTAGAACATCTAAAACCCAATACTCAGCAATTTCTGCTCGGGCGTAGAGAACAGCCATAGTCTCTAAGTCATATTTAAGGCTAGAATCTGCAACCTCTATCACCAATAAAATCTCTTCTGGAATCGGGTGGTGAGTGCTATACGCCAGAGGATCACGTTTGACCACGGCTACATCTGGCTCCGGCTCCGAGTCATTAAAGAGTTGAATCGGATCTTGAGATTTGACAAATACCTGACGCCCCAAACTTTCCTTAAAAACATCTTGAACTAGCAAGACTGCGGAGGTGTGAGCTGTTCCCTTGGCCGCCATTTTGACGATTTCTCCATTGATGAGTTCGGTCCGCTCAGTGGGTGATAGAATCCCCTGCTCCGTCATGCGGTAGTATTCCTGAACCGTGAATCGGCGGGTTTGAACAGCAGTCATGGCTTAGAATTGTTTGCGATACGTCTATTCTACTGGTCGCAGTTAGAGAGTAGGCCCGGTCCTTGTCTCTAGCGCTAAATCAGCTTTCACTCTCAACTCTTGATTCATGATCTCTGTTGGCGTTTTTATTGATCTCAAGTGGCAGCGCTCTGCAGGGGGGC includes:
- a CDS encoding helix-turn-helix domain-containing protein, translated to MSSESSLDKAFGQFLRYWRSQRNFSQLDLSIASGVSQRHISFVESGRARPSRDMVLKLATVLDIPLRQQNKMLTAAGFAPIYSEFDLSAPELDPIRRALDFALHQQEPYPALVMDRYWNQLKTNQGTAQLMDWLLSGQTVSDEIGPNLMKLMLHPNGIKDHVSNWDAIAPHLIHRVHREALAVGQDEQSQALLESLLTYPDVLELWQAPAKENWQLPLLTVNFSKAGQQLSFFTMISTLGTPQDITLQELRLECFFPADEITQQQFQR
- a CDS encoding ABC transporter ATP-binding protein, which gives rise to MASPSPTALQKPHLQRTEPANPVAEKLSVDKACKIFQLKGRKQLCAVDSVSFNVQQNEIGILLGPSGCGKSTILRMVAGLESISAGKILLSGHPIAGPGRDRGMVFQSYTSFPWLTVRENVEYGLKVNGIPRAERRDIANHFIDRVRLTQFRDAYPGQLSGGMRQRVAIARALANGPEILLMDEPFGALDPETRWQMQELLLDIVRTENMTVLMVTHDVDEALFLADKIVFLSSHPGTIREIIPAPRQGEAKPITKESMYEISEYIDLQKRIMHLMREVAHDPAR
- a CDS encoding iron-containing alcohol dehydrogenase yields the protein MASETSTYNFPTKIRFGAGVRTELLSELTALGIQRPLLVTDKDVAALSWFSAIEDSLSVLKVGTFSSFWGNPVVSQVVAGQSAYQSHGADGIIAVGGGAPMDVAKAIALMAHHPGHLFDYEDGASTRPIDQPIPPILAIPTTAGTGSEVGRSAVISDDETHAKKIVFDPRLLPQVVLADPELLLGLPAKITAATGMDALTHLIEAFLAKGSNPLCDGIALEGIYLVSQHLKDSVLFAQQLASGESVDEADHLRSRAGMLNASMMGAIAFQKGLGVTHSCAHALSTVCDTHHGLANGVMLPATMRFNQSAAPEKFLRMARIVNPAATSGTDFIDWIVELSSGIGIPPTLSELGVSSEQVEQLINVAIDDGCHPLNPKPVNRDDFAAIYQDALAA
- a CDS encoding Uma2 family endonuclease, which translates into the protein MTAVQTRRFTVQEYYRMTEQGILSPTERTELINGEIVKMAAKGTAHTSAVLLVQDVFKESLGRQVFVKSQDPIQLFNDSEPEPDVAVVKRDPLAYSTHHPIPEEILLVIEVADSSLKYDLETMAVLYARAEIAEYWVLDVLTRQLHIFRQPHQDRYQSQMILAETLDVTPIAFTDCTIAIRDLLPPIAPDQS
- a CDS encoding sugar phosphate isomerase/epimerase family protein, with amino-acid sequence MDLLMLRSQWTGPASLENLVTQTVTDGFDGIEGPIPQSVAEQQRYKKLLADHELFFIAESTTGGDFGSPSDWWIPRPDKTIADHLSDLRWTVEHAAEMGALFVSTMCGYDAWSWSQNVDFFGQALELESSSGITISFETHRGRSLFNPWITRDLLNEFPQMKLTCDFSHWCVVCERLIDSEWSILELCAERAMHVQCRVGYPQHAQVSDPRAPEYTEALTAHERWWDLIWKLQAKRGMLQTTMMPEFLWDGYMQTLPYSAMPVADVWDITCWMAQRQRKRFMEKSTVEI
- the glnT gene encoding type III glutamate--ammonia ligase translates to MVGTLTQTTTLFEQAQALGIKFFLVSYTDLLGGTRAKLVPAAKIASVEKNGAFFSSFASNLGLGPDAAEIAAIPDPSSLIQLPWEPTVGWVASDVYFEGKPFPAAPRTILNQVLDECIELGYTYKAGIEAEFFLLKKTDVGYVVADDRDTAERPCYDQLNLMRQFDLISEVVGYMEALGWEPYQCDHEDANGQFELNWSFSEAKVACDRHVFFKYMVKTLAEKRGFTATFMPKPFSHITGSGGHVHNSLWQGETNSFAEGADKGGLSPVGYHFLGGVLEHAKGLTALFAPTVNSYRRLGASSTTSGSTWSPRYISYGGNNRSHMLRIPEAGRFECRLIDGAANMYLALAGLLAAGIDGIKKQTSPGERIDENLYARGSEFPDLPTLPANLYEALKALKQNELLMETLGDLGAKTFFEFKEKEWNAFCDQVTDWEMNHYIDI
- a CDS encoding Uma2 family endonuclease: MVASVEQTYLTPEEYLQLEKASAIKHEYIDGDAYAMAGASDAHVTIAGNLFAELRSYLRGKGCRAYISDMKARIESLNRFFYPDVMVTCDQRDQETPTYKRFPKLIVEVLSESTAAFDRGDKFFDYQRLESLQEYVLINTHVQRVECYRRAENGLWSVQFFGPTDPAFQLPSIGYKGSLASLYEDVVFPKVDSAANQDTTQL
- a CDS encoding aldehyde dehydrogenase family protein, whose protein sequence is MTDFISVFNPATEELIKEIPVDDSAAVAQKVQHARSAQPAWASLPLPERIGALEKFRDLLIQQVETLAATMTAETGKPISQSKSEILATPQRIDFFCEHIAQVLTPQRVYQEPWQALPGTGQLEEVISYDPLGVIANISAWNYPYFVGTNVFVPALLTGNAVVYKPSEVATMTGLAIASLLHEAGIPQDVFIPIIGAGETGAALLEQAIDGIFFTGSYGTGQKIAIAAAPKLIKTQLELGGKDPAYVCDDADVATAAAGLADGAFYNNGQSCCGIERIYVHKDVYKPFIEKFLHTVQSFKGGAPTEPQTYLGPLSRQPQLIALRQQVKDALDKGAQLRCGGHSLAGPGWYFEPTVLTKVTHDMLIMQEESFGPVIGIQCVEDDESAIALMNDTKYGLTASVYSASRKRAVGILSQVNSGSSYWNCCDRVSPRLPWTGRGHSGIGSTLSVAGIYAFLQPRAWHLKSH
- a CDS encoding DUF2834 domain-containing protein, encoding MNISTQQRSQSQGLSKIYLIFIILSLVISWGIFLQFLLSGEASVSLFFEQALATPVSRLLSSDIAISAFIFFIFAYVELKRFQMPSNLLVIYILGTFSVGICFGLSLFLYQRETWFKHSQPQ